Proteins encoded in a region of the Quercus lobata isolate SW786 chromosome 8, ValleyOak3.0 Primary Assembly, whole genome shotgun sequence genome:
- the LOC115955082 gene encoding ABC transporter G family member 26 isoform X3, protein MEIRREDEVEDMSLSLPTMGTMQIAGSAGFGHNIEFMAQAYLRNRYSEIDIEDESSNTNKDQPLPIYLKFEDVEYKVRNSQASSNNPVKAVVSKVATQLNMEKDNHKHILKGITGSIGPGEILALMGPSGSGKTTLLRVIGGRLPDNVKGKITYNDIPYNAAVKRRIGFVTQDDVLFPQLTVEETLIFSACLRLPNNMSRQQKYARVEIIVKELGLERCRHTRIGGGFIKGISGGERKRTSIGYEILVDPSLLLLDEPTSGLDSTSANRLLVLLQVLAKAGRTIITTIHQPSSRMFHMFDKLLLISEGYPVYYGKARESMDYFASLGFIPEIPMNPAEFLLDLATGQVNGISVPADLLTLQESPDYEKAVIKFLQVKYKNQLEPKEKEENHRTKTPEHLQLAIQVKKNWTMTWWEQFMILSKRTFRERCSDYFDKLRLVQATGVAVILGLLWWKSNTDTEAQLRDQVGLMFYICIFWTSSSIFGAVYVFPFEKIYLVKERKADMYRLSVYYVCSTLCDMVAHVIYPTFFMLIVYFMAGFSRTVPCFFLTLFAVLLVAITSQENYLELQL, encoded by the exons ATGGAAATTAGGAGGGAGGATGAAGTTGAGGACATGTCATTGTCACTCCCAACAATGGGGACTATGCAGATTGCCGGGAGTGCTGGTTTTGGTCACAACATTGAATTCATGGCTCAAGCATACCTTAGAAATAGGTATTCAGAGATTGATATAGAAGATGAGAGTTCTAATACCAACAAAGATCAACCTCTTCCAATATATCTCAAG TTTGAAGATGTGGAGTATAAAGTGAGAAATAGCCAAGCTTCCTCCAACAATCCAGTGAAGGCAGTAGTGTCCAAGGTAGCCACACAGCTGAACATGGAGAAAGACAATCACAAGCATATATTGAAGGGGATAACGGGAAGTATTGGCCCTGGAGAAATTCTGGCTCTGATGGGTCCTTCTGGTAGTGGGAAAACAACCTTGTTAAGAGTGATAGGAGGAAGATTACCTGACAATGTTAAAGGAAAAATTACTTATAATGACATCCCATATAATGCAGCTGTCAAGAGGAG GATTGGATTTGTGACGCAAGATGATGTGCTCTTCCCACAATTAACAGTCGAAGAAACTTTGATTTTTTCTGCATGTTTAAGGCTTCCAAACAACATGAGCCGACAACAAAAATATGCACGAGTAGAGATTATTGTGAAGGAGCTAGGCCTTGAAAG ATGTCGTCACACAAGAATAGGTGGAGGATTTATAAAAGGAATATcaggaggagaaagaaaaaggaccAGCATAGGTTATGAAATTCTTGTCGATCCTTCCTTATTATTGCTTGACGAACCAACTTCAGGCCTTGATTCCACCTCGGCAAATAGACTCCTTGTACTTCTTCAAGTACTTGCGAAG GCAGGAAGGACAATAATCACAACTATCCACCAGCCATCAAGCAGAATGTTTCACATGTTTGACAAACTCCTGCTAATATCAGAAGGCTACCCTGTGTATTATGGAAAGGCTAGAGAGTCAATGGATTATTTCGCATCATTAGGATTCATCCCAGAGATACCAATGAATCCTGCAGAGTTTTTGCTTGATTTAGCAACTGGTCAAGTGAATGGTATAAGTGTCCCAGCAGATTTGTTGACACTTCAAGAATCTCCTGACTATGAGAAGGCTGTAATCAAA TTTCTACAAGTCAAATACAAAAATCAACTGGAGccaaaggaaaaggaagaaaatcaCCGAACAAAGACACCGGAACATCTTCAATTAGCCATTCAAGTAAAGAAGAATTGGACAATGACTTGGTGGGAGCAATTCATGATACTATCAAAGAGAACATTCAGAGAAAGGTGCAGCGATTATTTTGATAAGCTAAGACTTGTTCAAGCAACTGGAGTTGCAGTCATATTAGGCCTTCTATGGTGGAAATCCAACACTGACACAGAGGCTCAACTCAGAGATCAA GTTGGTTTAATGTTCtacatttgtattttttggacaTCATCATCAATTTTTGGAGCAGTATATGTGTTTCCATTTGAAAAGATCTATTTggtaaaagaaaggaaagcagACATGTATAGATTGAGTGTATACTATGTGTGCAGCACTCTGTGTGACATGGTGGCGCATGTTATCTATCCTACCTTCTTCATGCTCATTGTGTACTTCATGGCTGGCTTCAGCAGGACTGTCCCTTGCttcttcctgacattatttgCTGTACTGTTGGTAGCTATAACAAGCCAG GAGAACTATTTGGAGCTGCAGTTATGA
- the LOC115955082 gene encoding ABC transporter G family member 26 isoform X1 — MEIRREDEVEDMSLSLPTMGTMQIAGSAGFGHNIEFMAQAYLRNRYSEIDIEDESSNTNKDQPLPIYLKFEDVEYKVRNSQASSNNPVKAVVSKVATQLNMEKDNHKHILKGITGSIGPGEILALMGPSGSGKTTLLRVIGGRLPDNVKGKITYNDIPYNAAVKRRIGFVTQDDVLFPQLTVEETLIFSACLRLPNNMSRQQKYARVEIIVKELGLERCRHTRIGGGFIKGISGGERKRTSIGYEILVDPSLLLLDEPTSGLDSTSANRLLVLLQVLAKAGRTIITTIHQPSSRMFHMFDKLLLISEGYPVYYGKARESMDYFASLGFIPEIPMNPAEFLLDLATGQVNGISVPADLLTLQESPDYEKAVIKFLQVKYKNQLEPKEKEENHRTKTPEHLQLAIQVKKNWTMTWWEQFMILSKRTFRERCSDYFDKLRLVQATGVAVILGLLWWKSNTDTEAQLRDQVGLMFYICIFWTSSSIFGAVYVFPFEKIYLVKERKADMYRLSVYYVCSTLCDMVAHVIYPTFFMLIVYFMAGFSRTVPCFFLTLFAVLLVAITSQGAGELFGAAVMSIKRAGMVASLILMLFLLTGGYYVQHIPKFMRWLKYLSFMYYGFRLLLKVQYSGDQLYDCQSQGGCRTLQSSPSFDTVNLNGGLKEVWILLAMAIGYRFCAYFCLRRRINVCNL; from the exons ATGGAAATTAGGAGGGAGGATGAAGTTGAGGACATGTCATTGTCACTCCCAACAATGGGGACTATGCAGATTGCCGGGAGTGCTGGTTTTGGTCACAACATTGAATTCATGGCTCAAGCATACCTTAGAAATAGGTATTCAGAGATTGATATAGAAGATGAGAGTTCTAATACCAACAAAGATCAACCTCTTCCAATATATCTCAAG TTTGAAGATGTGGAGTATAAAGTGAGAAATAGCCAAGCTTCCTCCAACAATCCAGTGAAGGCAGTAGTGTCCAAGGTAGCCACACAGCTGAACATGGAGAAAGACAATCACAAGCATATATTGAAGGGGATAACGGGAAGTATTGGCCCTGGAGAAATTCTGGCTCTGATGGGTCCTTCTGGTAGTGGGAAAACAACCTTGTTAAGAGTGATAGGAGGAAGATTACCTGACAATGTTAAAGGAAAAATTACTTATAATGACATCCCATATAATGCAGCTGTCAAGAGGAG GATTGGATTTGTGACGCAAGATGATGTGCTCTTCCCACAATTAACAGTCGAAGAAACTTTGATTTTTTCTGCATGTTTAAGGCTTCCAAACAACATGAGCCGACAACAAAAATATGCACGAGTAGAGATTATTGTGAAGGAGCTAGGCCTTGAAAG ATGTCGTCACACAAGAATAGGTGGAGGATTTATAAAAGGAATATcaggaggagaaagaaaaaggaccAGCATAGGTTATGAAATTCTTGTCGATCCTTCCTTATTATTGCTTGACGAACCAACTTCAGGCCTTGATTCCACCTCGGCAAATAGACTCCTTGTACTTCTTCAAGTACTTGCGAAG GCAGGAAGGACAATAATCACAACTATCCACCAGCCATCAAGCAGAATGTTTCACATGTTTGACAAACTCCTGCTAATATCAGAAGGCTACCCTGTGTATTATGGAAAGGCTAGAGAGTCAATGGATTATTTCGCATCATTAGGATTCATCCCAGAGATACCAATGAATCCTGCAGAGTTTTTGCTTGATTTAGCAACTGGTCAAGTGAATGGTATAAGTGTCCCAGCAGATTTGTTGACACTTCAAGAATCTCCTGACTATGAGAAGGCTGTAATCAAA TTTCTACAAGTCAAATACAAAAATCAACTGGAGccaaaggaaaaggaagaaaatcaCCGAACAAAGACACCGGAACATCTTCAATTAGCCATTCAAGTAAAGAAGAATTGGACAATGACTTGGTGGGAGCAATTCATGATACTATCAAAGAGAACATTCAGAGAAAGGTGCAGCGATTATTTTGATAAGCTAAGACTTGTTCAAGCAACTGGAGTTGCAGTCATATTAGGCCTTCTATGGTGGAAATCCAACACTGACACAGAGGCTCAACTCAGAGATCAA GTTGGTTTAATGTTCtacatttgtattttttggacaTCATCATCAATTTTTGGAGCAGTATATGTGTTTCCATTTGAAAAGATCTATTTggtaaaagaaaggaaagcagACATGTATAGATTGAGTGTATACTATGTGTGCAGCACTCTGTGTGACATGGTGGCGCATGTTATCTATCCTACCTTCTTCATGCTCATTGTGTACTTCATGGCTGGCTTCAGCAGGACTGTCCCTTGCttcttcctgacattatttgCTGTACTGTTGGTAGCTATAACAAGCCAG GGGGCAGGAGAACTATTTGGAGCTGCAGTTATGAGTATTAAAAGGGCTGGCATGGTTGCGTCTTTGATACTTATGTTGTTTCTTCTCACAGGAGGTTACTATGTCCAG CATATACCGAAATTTATGCGCTGGTTGAAGTATTTGTCATTCATGTACTATGGCTTCAGACTTCTTCTGAAAGTGCAATATTCTGGAGACCAATTATATGATTGCCAAAGCCAAGGAGGGTGCAGGACCCTTCAGAGTTCGCCTTCATTCGACACAGTGAACCTTAATGGTGGCTTGAAAGAAGTATGGATTCTGCTAGCCATGGCTATTGGTTACCGATTTTGTGCTTATTTTTGCCTTCGCAGAAGAATTAACGTATGCAATCTTTGA
- the LOC115955082 gene encoding ABC transporter G family member 26 isoform X2, protein MEIRREDEVEDMSLSLPTMGTMQIAGSAGFGHNIEFMAQAYLRNRYSEIDIEDESSNTNKDQPLPIYLKFEDVEYKVRNSQASSNNPVKAVVSKVATQLNMEKDNHKHILKGITGSIGPGEILALMGPSGSGKTTLLRVIGGRLPDNVKGKITYNDIPYNAAVKRRIGFVTQDDVLFPQLTVEETLIFSACLRLPNNMSRQQKYARVEIIVKELGLERCRHTRIGGGFIKGISGGERKRTSIGYEILVDPSLLLLDEPTSGLDSTSANRLLVLLQVLAKAGRTIITTIHQPSSRMFHMFDKLLLISEGYPVYYGKARESMDYFASLGFIPEIPMNPAEFLLDLATGQVNGISVPADLLTLQESPDYEKAVIKFLQVKYKNQLEPKEKEENHRTKTPEHLQLAIQVKKNWTMTWWEQFMILSKRTFRERCSDYFDKLRLVQATGVAVILGLLWWKSNTDTEAQLRDQVGLMFYICIFWTSSSIFGAVYVFPFEKIYLVKERKADMYRLSVYYVCSTLCDMVAHVIYPTFFMLIVYFMAGFSRTVPCFFLTLFAVLLVAITSQVRELFGAAVMSIKRAGMVASLILMLFLLTGGYYVQHIPKFMRWLKYLSFMYYGFRLLLKVQYSGDQLYDCQSQGGCRTLQSSPSFDTVNLNGGLKEVWILLAMAIGYRFCAYFCLRRRINVCNL, encoded by the exons ATGGAAATTAGGAGGGAGGATGAAGTTGAGGACATGTCATTGTCACTCCCAACAATGGGGACTATGCAGATTGCCGGGAGTGCTGGTTTTGGTCACAACATTGAATTCATGGCTCAAGCATACCTTAGAAATAGGTATTCAGAGATTGATATAGAAGATGAGAGTTCTAATACCAACAAAGATCAACCTCTTCCAATATATCTCAAG TTTGAAGATGTGGAGTATAAAGTGAGAAATAGCCAAGCTTCCTCCAACAATCCAGTGAAGGCAGTAGTGTCCAAGGTAGCCACACAGCTGAACATGGAGAAAGACAATCACAAGCATATATTGAAGGGGATAACGGGAAGTATTGGCCCTGGAGAAATTCTGGCTCTGATGGGTCCTTCTGGTAGTGGGAAAACAACCTTGTTAAGAGTGATAGGAGGAAGATTACCTGACAATGTTAAAGGAAAAATTACTTATAATGACATCCCATATAATGCAGCTGTCAAGAGGAG GATTGGATTTGTGACGCAAGATGATGTGCTCTTCCCACAATTAACAGTCGAAGAAACTTTGATTTTTTCTGCATGTTTAAGGCTTCCAAACAACATGAGCCGACAACAAAAATATGCACGAGTAGAGATTATTGTGAAGGAGCTAGGCCTTGAAAG ATGTCGTCACACAAGAATAGGTGGAGGATTTATAAAAGGAATATcaggaggagaaagaaaaaggaccAGCATAGGTTATGAAATTCTTGTCGATCCTTCCTTATTATTGCTTGACGAACCAACTTCAGGCCTTGATTCCACCTCGGCAAATAGACTCCTTGTACTTCTTCAAGTACTTGCGAAG GCAGGAAGGACAATAATCACAACTATCCACCAGCCATCAAGCAGAATGTTTCACATGTTTGACAAACTCCTGCTAATATCAGAAGGCTACCCTGTGTATTATGGAAAGGCTAGAGAGTCAATGGATTATTTCGCATCATTAGGATTCATCCCAGAGATACCAATGAATCCTGCAGAGTTTTTGCTTGATTTAGCAACTGGTCAAGTGAATGGTATAAGTGTCCCAGCAGATTTGTTGACACTTCAAGAATCTCCTGACTATGAGAAGGCTGTAATCAAA TTTCTACAAGTCAAATACAAAAATCAACTGGAGccaaaggaaaaggaagaaaatcaCCGAACAAAGACACCGGAACATCTTCAATTAGCCATTCAAGTAAAGAAGAATTGGACAATGACTTGGTGGGAGCAATTCATGATACTATCAAAGAGAACATTCAGAGAAAGGTGCAGCGATTATTTTGATAAGCTAAGACTTGTTCAAGCAACTGGAGTTGCAGTCATATTAGGCCTTCTATGGTGGAAATCCAACACTGACACAGAGGCTCAACTCAGAGATCAA GTTGGTTTAATGTTCtacatttgtattttttggacaTCATCATCAATTTTTGGAGCAGTATATGTGTTTCCATTTGAAAAGATCTATTTggtaaaagaaaggaaagcagACATGTATAGATTGAGTGTATACTATGTGTGCAGCACTCTGTGTGACATGGTGGCGCATGTTATCTATCCTACCTTCTTCATGCTCATTGTGTACTTCATGGCTGGCTTCAGCAGGACTGTCCCTTGCttcttcctgacattatttgCTGTACTGTTGGTAGCTATAACAAGCCAGGTAA GAGAACTATTTGGAGCTGCAGTTATGAGTATTAAAAGGGCTGGCATGGTTGCGTCTTTGATACTTATGTTGTTTCTTCTCACAGGAGGTTACTATGTCCAG CATATACCGAAATTTATGCGCTGGTTGAAGTATTTGTCATTCATGTACTATGGCTTCAGACTTCTTCTGAAAGTGCAATATTCTGGAGACCAATTATATGATTGCCAAAGCCAAGGAGGGTGCAGGACCCTTCAGAGTTCGCCTTCATTCGACACAGTGAACCTTAATGGTGGCTTGAAAGAAGTATGGATTCTGCTAGCCATGGCTATTGGTTACCGATTTTGTGCTTATTTTTGCCTTCGCAGAAGAATTAACGTATGCAATCTTTGA